The genomic segment GTATTTGGCGTGAATGGGCGGGCTATATCTTTTAGAACTTCAGCCTCATACCATTTTGTATATGTGCTTCTGTGCATCAACCGGTCGCGCCAAACGTTATCGGTAATCCAGCTACCTTCCTGATCTCCACTCTTGTTCGTAAAATATTCTTCATCTTTAATGTGATCTTGTTTCTCGAGGCCTACGAATTCGTACTGATTCCAGAAAGCATCTGCTTCAGCCCATTTTTGGTCTTGTCCTGCTCCTTGCCAAACTTCTGCGTCTTTGAAATCGTAATTAGCACTCAGCAAGTCAGTGCTTCCAACAAAAACCCTTCCGAATTCTGCTGCAAGTGGAGGGCTAGCGTGTGGATCGATAATGTCTTTTGGCTCATAATTTTTATTTGTCTTGGTAGTAAAAGTGAATGTATAAATATCGCCCTCTTTTTCGACTTTGTCTGGCTCAATAATCCAATCTGGGCGGTTGAATGGATCGGTTTCTCTTTCTTGCGCAAAGGTGCTAATGCTGGGATCGAGCTTTGATTCTGTGACGAGCGTATTTCCCGATACGCCATTTTTGTTGAACGTTAATCGTGCACCATTGGCGTCTTCCTTGAGCTTGATATCATCAATGGTGATGCCCGCATCGACCAGTTCATCGGACAGCACAATCTGGTCACCCTTGGTGTAGCCCTGAATCGTGTCGTCACCGCTGGAGAGCACATACACATCTCCCCCTTTGCCTCCAAGGAGCAGGTCATCACCCTTTCCACCATTAAGTGTGTCGTTTCCCTTGCCTGCTTCGAGGGTGTCATCTCCCTTTCCGCCATCCAGTTGATCATTGCCGATATCGGCGGTGATGAAATCATCTCCGCGCCTGCCGTTGAGTGTGTCGTCTCCAGCGTCACCTTCAATTTCGTCATCACCCTTTCCCCCATTGATGGTGTCGTCGCCCTTGCCGGCATCGACGAAATCATTTCCAGCTCCTGCACTGACCTCATCTGAGCCACCGCCTGCATCAATCAGGTCATCGCCACCAATCCCTTCCAGTTGGTCATCACCTGATGTCCCTTCCAATTCCTCGTCCCGCAGCAAAGGACCTCTGTTCCTGCTTCTAACCGGGGACTTGCCAACGAGCTGATCGGTATAAGTGAAAGGCGTCGCCATTGGGACCTATGTATTTGGCAATACCTTCCAGTGTCGCTATCGCTATGCGATTTGGCATCCCCTAGCTGGGGGATGCCAAAAAAATACTTTTTCGGACCAATGCTTCGCAGCTGTTGTTTCAAACGCAGGGAATTTCAGGCCCGCATGCTGATTCAGCTCCTCAAATAAATGCACTCCTTTGATCAAATCAATGATAAGAGGAGTGCAGCATAGGATGAATTACCTGCCAGACATTTGATTGTTTACTTGATGTATTCCTTGAGCACGCCGTTGCGGTTGGGGTGGCGAAGCTTGCGCAGGGCTTTGGCTTCGATCTGGCGGATGCGCTCGCGGGTCACATCGAAGATCTGGCCGATTTCCTCAAGGGTCTTCATGCGACCGTCGTCCAGGCCGTAGCGCAGACGCAGCACATCCCTTTCGCGAGGGCTCAGGGTTGCCAGAACACCTTCGAGGTCTTCTCGAAGCAGGTTCTTGGCCACATCCTGCTCGGGATTTTCGATGTCGGCTTCAATGAAGTCGCCAAGCCGTGAATCCTCTTCCTTGCCGATCGGCGTTTCCAGGGAAATCGGCAGCTGGGCACTCTTGGCGATGAAGCGCAGTTTTTCGATGGTCATCTCCATCGATTCGGCGATTTCCTCCTCCGTTGGCTTGCGGCCGAATTCCTGGCTGAGAACCTTGGTGGTTTTCTTGATCCTCGAGATCGTCTCGTAGAGGTGAACGGGAAGTCGGATCGTGCGGCTTTGGTCGGCAATCGCACGGGTGATGGCCTGACGGATCCACCATGTGGCGTAGGTGGAGAACTTGTATCCCTTTTCGTGATCGAATTTCTCCGCAGCGCGAATCAGGCCGAGGCTGCCTTCCTGAATCAGATCCTGGAAGCTCAGGCCCCGGTTCATGTACTTCTTGGCGATCGACACCACCAGGCGAAGGTTCGACTGGACCATCTTTTCCTTGGCCCGGCGACCCAGCATCAGCCGTCGTCTGAAGCGGATCAGGGGCATCTCCACCAGAGCGGCCCATTCCTTGGTGTCCGGATATTTTCCGTTGTCGCTTTCGAACTGGGCGGCGAGCTCTTCGAGATGCAGAAGGTCTGCGATCTTGCGGGCCAGTTCGATCTCTTCGTCGGGTCGCAGCAAACGAATGCGGCCGATTTCCTGCAGATAAACCCGAATCGAATCTTCGGTGTAGACCCCCTTCGGCCCGATCTTGATGCTGGCCAGTGCTTTGGCCTTCGCCTCTTTCTCGGCGATTGCTGCCTTGGCCTTTTCCTCAGCACTCAAGGCCGGTGTTGTGGCGGGGGTCACCGCAGCGGCTTTGCTCTTGGACGCTGTTTTGGCTTTTGTGGCCGATTTTGTTGCGGCTGTCTTCGTCGACGCTGCCTTAGAAGCAGCGTTCTTGGAAGCAGAGGTCTTTTTCGCAGCGCTCTTCGCCGTGCTGCGCTTGGCCGGGGCTTTTTTGGCGTCCCCCTTCAGATCCTTGCTGGTTGAGCCTGCACTGGAGAGCAGGATGATGTCGGGCTGGGCTGCTTTCGTGGCGGCTGGGCTCATGGTGCAACGTGAGGCGGCTGGGCAGAGACGAAGCGACAGGCAAGGCCATCAGGAGGAAAAACGAATCAGCTCAACGTGCCGAAAACGGCATGAAAAAGGCATTAAGCGACTTCAGCAGCGAAGCTGGAGGCGTAGAGCTGAAAAAATCTGATGAGATGGGGTCGCCGAGACGGACTTGAATCTGGTGGTGGGTGTCCTGAAGGACTGGATTCTGTGCTGTCCGGGGTGATCTCAGACCGGTCGAAGGGATCAGGAGAACCTGGCTTCGATCTGCGCGTCTTCCGCTGGAACGGGCTCAGAAGTTGGCAATTCTTTGCCAACCATCACATTTTAATGATCTTTTTTGATCACTGCAAGTCCTGAGTTGAAGGCCGCTGTGCGGGTTGACGTGTGGCTGGACGCTGGTCGTGACGGCCAGACCTTTACCTACGAGGCTGATGCGGATCTTGCGCCCCTGCCCGGAGATCTCGTGCGGGTCCGCCTGCGTGGGCGACCGATCCATGGCCTGGTGGTTCAGCAACAGCCAGATCCTCCGGACTCCCTCGCCGGACTAGCGTCGTTGCAGCAGGTTGAGGCTGTTGTCCAGCGTGCCGCCGTCGATCCCGACTGGCGTGCCTGGATTGAAGCGGCCGCTGAGCGCTGCTATCTCAGCCCTTTCCGCATGCTGAAAGCAGCCCTGCCGGCGGGCTGGCTGGGGCAGGCCAGATCGAACAGCCTGTCCTCCGGACGCCTCCAGTGGTGGGTTCAGCCCTGCTCCGATGGTGCGGCCTTATCCGCTGGGCTCACATCCAGGCAGCAGGATCTGATCGCGCTGCTCAACCAGCACAAGGGTGGCCTATGGCAGGGAGATCTCACCGCCTCCGGGTTCAGTGTCGACACGATTCGGCGGCTTGCGGCCAATGGTTGGTTGCGTCGGGAACAGCGCCGACGAGAGATGGTGGATGCCAGCGTGGTTCTGGACCGCGAAGCGCCGCGCCAGCTCACCGAAGAACAACGGCAGGCGGTTGAGACCTATGGCGACCTCCAACCCGGTGAAGGCCTGCTGCTCTGGGGCATCACCGGCTCCGGCAAAACGGAGGTGTATCTGCAGCTGGCTGCCGCGGAACTGCAAGCCGGACGGCATGTGCTGCTGCTCACCCCCGAAATCGGATTGATTCCCCAGCTGGTGGATCGTTGCCGCCGTCGCTTCGGTCAGCAGGTGCTCGAGTACCACAGCGGTTGTCGGGATCGGGAACGGCTGCAGGTCTGGAGACGCTGTCTTGAGCCGGATCAGCCCTTGCTGGTAGTCGGCACGCGATCCGCGGTGTTTGTTCCCCTCCGCTCGATCGGGCTGATCGTGCTCGATGAGGAACACGACAGGTCGTACAAGCAGGAGTCACCGATGCCCTGTTATCACGCCAGGGATCTTGCCGTGGACCGGGTCCGTCGCTGCGGAGGGCGATTGCTTCTGGGCAGCGCCACGCCGTCTCTCGAGAGCTGGAGTCAGCTCGTTCCGCAGGGGCCGATCCGCCTGGCACGACTGCGTCGACGCATTTCCGAACAGGCTCTGCCGCCGGTGCACGTGGTGGACATGCGTCAGGAGCTCTCCGATGGCCATCGCCGGGTGATCAGCCGTCCGCTGATGGAGCGGCTGGCGGCCTTGCCCGACCAGGGCGAACAGGCGGTGATCCTGGTGCCCCGGCGTGGATACAGCCCGTTTCTGGGCTGCCGCAGCTGTGGTGAGGTCGTTCAGTGCCCGCACTGCGATGTGGCCCTGACCGTGCACCGTGGGGCAGGGGGGCGCCAGTGGCTGCGCTGCCATTGGTGTGATCATCGCGCCGAGGTCGGGACCCGTTGCAGTCACTGCGGTTCCACAGCCTTCAAGCCCTTCGGGGCGGGGACGCAGCGGGTTCTGGAGCTGCTTGCCGAGGAGCTCGAAGGTCTGCGTCTGCTGCGTTTTGACCGTGATTCCACCGGCGGACGAGACGGGCACAGGCGTTTACTGGAGCGTTTTGCCTCAGGGGAGGCGGATGTCCTGATCGGTACACAGATGCTGGCCAAGGGGATGGATCTGCCGAAGGTCACCCTGGCGGCGGTGCTGGCGGCGGATGGCTTGCTGCATCGTCCGGATCTGCGCGCTGAAGAGCAAGCGCTGCAGCTGCTGATGCAGCTGGCCGGCCGGGCCGGCCGAGGCGAGCGGCCTGGCCAGGTGTTGGTGCAGACCTATTCACCTGATCATCCGGTGATCCGCCATCTGGTGGATGGCCGCTATGAGGATTTTCTAGTCGCAGAGACCCAGGTGAGGCGCGAGGCCGGCCTGGTGCCCTTCAGCAGGGCCTGCCTGTTGCGGCTTTCTGGGGAGTCCGCCACAGCCACGGCCACCGCTGCAGCCGTTCTGGCGGAACGGATCCGGCCCCTCTGTCAGCAACGGATGTGGTGGCTGGTTGGCCCGGCGCCAGCGCCGGTGGCCCGGGTGGCGGGACGCAGCCGCTGGCAGCTGTTGCTGCATGGCCCCGCTGGGTCGGCGCTGCCGTTGCCCGCCGGCCAGCAGCTGTGGGATGCGCTGCCGCGGGGCGTCTCCCTCTCTGTTGATCCCGATCCGCTTGAGCTCTGATCAGGAGGGAAGTTCGGGAAATCCAAATCCCAGCTGCCGGCGTTTGCTCTGCAGTGCAGCGCTCAGCAGCAGCAGCGACAGAACAGCCAGGCCTCCCAGTCCCAGACGACTCCAGCGCCAGTGGTGCAGCTCCAGCCTGCTGCTCTCACCGCTCTCGAGCAGGGCTTTGGACTGACCGTGGTCCATGGAGAGGCTGAGGCTTAGGCCTGGGATCTCGAGGGCCGCATCGCGATTGAGGCTCACGATCAGGTCCTGGCGAATGCCGATCAGCCAGTTCTGTTCCTTCAGATCGATGCTTGGAACGGGAAGCGTCAATCCAGTGGTCTCCGACGCGATCGAGATCAGCCCATGGATGGCGTGCTGCAGGTCCTCGGCGGAAAGGATCCCACTGCTGATCAGCTCGCTGCCGGGGCGGGGATGCTGGATGCTCCACACCGGTTGCTGCCGTTTCAGCTGCGACTCGAAGCGTTGCTGCCAGGGCAGCAGTTGGCCGGAGTCGTTGTGAATCTGCCAGGTGAGTTGCAGGCGATCGGCACCATGGCTGCTCAGGTCCGCCTCCACCCTCATGCAGCCACTCAGGAGCAGCGTCAGTCCCAGCAGAACGGCGGTCACCAGGACGGCGAAGCCGATGGCCGGTGGCCGGGTCGGTCCTGTCGGCGGCGGCGGTGGCGGCTCTGGTCGGCGCGATCGTCGTCGCGATGCGGCAACCGGAGAGGCACTGCCTGTGGCGCTCATCTCCAGATCGGGGAGGCGCATCGACCACCGTTCCGGTCTGGCGAGGCTTGGTGATTCGAGGATCGCCAACAGCTGTTTGGCCTGCTGACGCAGATCCGGTTTTCGGCTGCGACTCAGCACGCGGCAGGTGTTGATGGCTTTCTCGTCATCGCCGAGCCCCATCCAGGCTGTGATCATCAGAAAGCGCACGCGTGCCCCTTCCGGATCCGGCAGCGGATGGCGTTCTGCAAGGGGCGTCAAAAAGGCAAGGCACTGGCCGTAGTCGCCTCGCTCCAGGGCCGCTTCCGCGGCACGCAGATCCAGCGGCGCCGGTTGATCATCCACGGCTCAGCTGCGTCCCATCAGCTGCGTCCCATCACCATAGTGCCGATGCCGGCATCGGTGAACACCTCCAGCAGCAGCGCATGGGGAACGCGGCCATCAATGATGTGAGCGGCCGCCACACCCTGGGCCAGAGCACGGATGCAGCACTCCGTCTTGGGGGTCATGCCGCCGGCCACGATGCCGTCCTGAATCAGTTGACGTGCCTCGGGCAGCTTCAGTTTGCGGATCAGTGAAGCGGGATCGTCCTTGTCCTCAAGGATTCCAGGGGTATCGGTGAGCAGGATGAGCTTCTCCGCCTCCATCGCTGCCGCCAGCTCACCGGCCACCGTGTCGGCATTGATGTTGTGGGATTGCCCGTCCGGGGTTGCGGCGACGCTTGAGATCACCGGCAGATAGCCCTGCTTCAGCAGGGGTTCAAGCAGGTCGGGGTTGACCCGGGCAACGTCACCAACCAGGCCGTGGCTGCCCTCTCCCCATGGCCTGGCCTCCACCAGGCGTCCGTCGCTGCCACTCAGCCCCACCGCCCGGGCTCCGAGCTGATTCAGGCCATTCACGATCTGTTTGTTGACGCGTCCGACCAGCACCATTTCCACCACATCCATGGTGTCGGCGTCGGTGACGCGCAGGCCATCGCGAAATTCAGCGGGGATTTCCAGCCGTTTCAGCCATTGGTTGATTTCAGGGCCACCGCCATGCACCACAACCGGCTGCACCCCAACGCAGGCCAGCAGTGCCAGGTCGCGGAAGACCGCATCACGCAACCCGGCATGGACCATCGCCGCTCCGCCGTACTTGATCACGATGCGCCGGCCGGCGAAGCGCTGGATGTAGGGCAGCGCCTCACTCAGGACGGAAACCCTCAGGGCATCGTCACCGGACTGGCTGGGGTCAGCCATGGTCCGCTGGAATCAGGAGAAGGTCGAGGTGCTCCTCGTCCAGGGGGATCAGCTTCGCTTGCATCCCTTTGGCGAAAAAGCGTCCGAGTCGATCCTGTTTGTCGTTCCATCGGTCCTGTCCAACCGCGTTGAGCGCGAAGCGGAGCCGCAGTCCGTAGCCATCGGATTCGTTCAGTTCCTCGATCTCGAGCAATTGCGGGGGATTGTCCTCATCCCAGAGCTTGAGGGCCTCCAGTGAGGTTTCCAGATGGGCTTTCTGGCCGTAGCGCCAGCGGGTGACATCACCAAGCAGCTTGCCCAGCTCCGGCGGAGCCTGTTCGCGTTCCTGCTTGAGAGCCTCCTTCGGGGTGATCCGCCGGGCGGGGGGCAACTCCGATGACTTCAGGGCCAACCCACCCAGAAGGATCGGGATGCCGTAGAAAATCGTCGGAAGGCTCAGATTGGCGCTGCCGGTGGCATAGGCGATGGCGCCAACCACGGTGAGCGCACCTCCGGCGACCGTCACCAGGCTGCCTGGAGAAAAGAGGTCGTTCATGAACGCCTTGGATTGGACGTCATTGTGACCCGCCAGCCATCAGGATGGGTTGGTGATCCGTCCTGCCAGCCTTGCCCGCGACTCCATCGGATGACCTGCAGCCCCTGCTTCAGCAGCTGGATCAAGACCGTGCCTGGCTGCTCGAGCAGATTGATCGTGGCCGCTGGCCGGACCTGCGGCTCGACCTGGCTGCTCTCGAAAGGGAGCTCGGCCAGATGCTGAGTCGTGCATCTGATTTGCAGGAAGAGACTGGTCAGGGGTGAGATCAGAAGGGGATCTCGTCCGTGTCCGGTACCAGAGGTGCCGCGTTCCAGCTGGCGGTTTCCGGTTGAGCCTGCGCGGCGGGGGCTGCCTTGGCCGGCGGCCCTTGCGAGCCAGCGGGTTTCGAGCCGGTGGATTGCGAGCCGGTCGACTGAGGGCCGGCGCCGATGGGATGCAGCCTGGAGAGGGTGAATTCAGCCCGTTTCTCCTTCGTGCCGTCCTGCCGGGGAACGGTGTTCATGCGAAGGCG from the Synechococcus sp. KORDI-100 genome contains:
- a CDS encoding single-stranded DNA-binding protein, which produces MNHCVLEVEVSEAPTIRYTQDNQTPIAEMTVRFDGLRQDDAPGELKVVGWGNLAQDLQNRVQVGQKLMLEGRLRMNTVPRQDGTKEKRAEFTLSRLHPIGAGPQSTGSQSTGSKPAGSQGPPAKAAPAAQAQPETASWNAAPLVPDTDEIPF
- the rpoD gene encoding RNA polymerase sigma factor RpoD is translated as MSPAATKAAQPDIILLSSAGSTSKDLKGDAKKAPAKRSTAKSAAKKTSASKNAASKAASTKTAATKSATKAKTASKSKAAAVTPATTPALSAEEKAKAAIAEKEAKAKALASIKIGPKGVYTEDSIRVYLQEIGRIRLLRPDEEIELARKIADLLHLEELAAQFESDNGKYPDTKEWAALVEMPLIRFRRRLMLGRRAKEKMVQSNLRLVVSIAKKYMNRGLSFQDLIQEGSLGLIRAAEKFDHEKGYKFSTYATWWIRQAITRAIADQSRTIRLPVHLYETISRIKKTTKVLSQEFGRKPTEEEIAESMEMTIEKLRFIAKSAQLPISLETPIGKEEDSRLGDFIEADIENPEQDVAKNLLREDLEGVLATLSPRERDVLRLRYGLDDGRMKTLEEIGQIFDVTRERIRQIEAKALRKLRHPNRNGVLKEYIK
- a CDS encoding DUF2854 domain-containing protein, yielding MNDLFSPGSLVTVAGGALTVVGAIAYATGSANLSLPTIFYGIPILLGGLALKSSELPPARRITPKEALKQEREQAPPELGKLLGDVTRWRYGQKAHLETSLEALKLWDEDNPPQLLEIEELNESDGYGLRLRFALNAVGQDRWNDKQDRLGRFFAKGMQAKLIPLDEEHLDLLLIPADHG
- the argB gene encoding acetylglutamate kinase — translated: MADPSQSGDDALRVSVLSEALPYIQRFAGRRIVIKYGGAAMVHAGLRDAVFRDLALLACVGVQPVVVHGGGPEINQWLKRLEIPAEFRDGLRVTDADTMDVVEMVLVGRVNKQIVNGLNQLGARAVGLSGSDGRLVEARPWGEGSHGLVGDVARVNPDLLEPLLKQGYLPVISSVAATPDGQSHNINADTVAGELAAAMEAEKLILLTDTPGILEDKDDPASLIRKLKLPEARQLIQDGIVAGGMTPKTECCIRALAQGVAAAHIIDGRVPHALLLEVFTDAGIGTMVMGRS
- a CDS encoding DUF3153 domain-containing protein — encoded protein: MDDQPAPLDLRAAEAALERGDYGQCLAFLTPLAERHPLPDPEGARVRFLMITAWMGLGDDEKAINTCRVLSRSRKPDLRQQAKQLLAILESPSLARPERWSMRLPDLEMSATGSASPVAASRRRSRRPEPPPPPPTGPTRPPAIGFAVLVTAVLLGLTLLLSGCMRVEADLSSHGADRLQLTWQIHNDSGQLLPWQQRFESQLKRQQPVWSIQHPRPGSELISSGILSAEDLQHAIHGLISIASETTGLTLPVPSIDLKEQNWLIGIRQDLIVSLNRDAALEIPGLSLSLSMDHGQSKALLESGESSRLELHHWRWSRLGLGGLAVLSLLLLSAALQSKRRQLGFGFPELPS
- the priA gene encoding primosomal protein N' translates to MKAAVRVDVWLDAGRDGQTFTYEADADLAPLPGDLVRVRLRGRPIHGLVVQQQPDPPDSLAGLASLQQVEAVVQRAAVDPDWRAWIEAAAERCYLSPFRMLKAALPAGWLGQARSNSLSSGRLQWWVQPCSDGAALSAGLTSRQQDLIALLNQHKGGLWQGDLTASGFSVDTIRRLAANGWLRREQRRREMVDASVVLDREAPRQLTEEQRQAVETYGDLQPGEGLLLWGITGSGKTEVYLQLAAAELQAGRHVLLLTPEIGLIPQLVDRCRRRFGQQVLEYHSGCRDRERLQVWRRCLEPDQPLLVVGTRSAVFVPLRSIGLIVLDEEHDRSYKQESPMPCYHARDLAVDRVRRCGGRLLLGSATPSLESWSQLVPQGPIRLARLRRRISEQALPPVHVVDMRQELSDGHRRVISRPLMERLAALPDQGEQAVILVPRRGYSPFLGCRSCGEVVQCPHCDVALTVHRGAGGRQWLRCHWCDHRAEVGTRCSHCGSTAFKPFGAGTQRVLELLAEELEGLRLLRFDRDSTGGRDGHRRLLERFASGEADVLIGTQMLAKGMDLPKVTLAAVLAADGLLHRPDLRAEEQALQLLMQLAGRAGRGERPGQVLVQTYSPDHPVIRHLVDGRYEDFLVAETQVRREAGLVPFSRACLLRLSGESATATATAAAVLAERIRPLCQQRMWWLVGPAPAPVARVAGRSRWQLLLHGPAGSALPLPAGQQLWDALPRGVSLSVDPDPLEL